A window of Ardenticatenales bacterium genomic DNA:
CGTAGCGTGAATCAACTTCGCCCGCCTTTCCCGCTCCGCTTCCGCTTCGCGCGCCATCGCCCGCACCATGGTCGTGTTCAGTTCCACGTCCTTCACTTCCACAATGGACACTTTCACCCCCCACGGCTCCGTGGCCTCGTCAATGATGTGCTGCAAGCGGTCGTTCACCGCCTCCCGGTCTTGCAGCAGTTGGTCCAGCGTGGACTGGCCGATCACGTTCCGCAGCGTCGTTTGCGCAATCTGCCACGTGGCCCGGTTGTAATCCTCAATCTGAATCACCGCCGCTACCGGATCCACGACGCGGTAATAGACGACCGCGTTCACCTTCACCGTCACGTTATCGCGGCTGATCGCTTCCTGCGAGGGCACATCCAGCGTCACCGTGCGCAGATCCACGCGCACCATCGTCTCAATAAACGGCAGCACCAGGATAATGCCCGGTCCGCGCGCCGCCTGAATACGGCCAAACCGAAACACGACTCCCCGCTCATACTCCTTCACAATTTTGATCGCCGAAAACAAAATCAGGGCAACCAGCGCCAGTAAGCCACAAAGGGCCGTGGTCAAAAACTCAGGCATTTTCGCTCTCCTTTACATAACACAATCGTTACAAGCGGCCATCAAAGGGCAACAAGTGGACGTTCAAACTCAGACCTCGCCAAATCATGCCAACGTTCTGCCGGCAGCAAACGCCAATACCTGCCGGATATCTTCCTCTTCCAATTCGGGGTATTCTCGCCGCAGTTCCGCGCGATCAGGATAAACCGCCAACGCTTCCAGAACGCGGCGCACCGTCAAACGCAAGTCACGAATGCAAGGCTGTCCATTCATTCGCTGTGGATTGATGGTAATTCGCCCAAACGTCGTCATGTTGTACCCTATTCGGTAATTACGTAGCCCGCTGTCTGAGCCTGTCGCAGGCAAGATGGCTTCGACAAGCTCAGCCCACGAGAGGGTTAGCCGTTACCCTGTTCGTTCATCCGCGGCGGGTTTCTTTTCGCCAACCATTTCTGGAAGGAAACTGGACTTTCCCGCGAACGTTTCCCCAGTAACAAACCCGCCACGCCCACGTCCTCATCGAGATCCGGCCAATGGAGTCCATAACCGGCGCCACTAACCTGAAAATTCTCCCGTTCTACCCTGCTCGAGTCTGGCGAAATCCACATATGGTGATCGGAGTCGAGGCTTTAGCCGGGTCAACCACCATATGTGGACCGGCTGAAGCCTCCACGCCAAAAACGCCAGAGTCCAGTACCCTGGTTCCGTGCGCCAGGCGCGGAAACCAGCCAAGGGGAACGGAAATGGACCGGCCATCCTCCAGGTCCACCGTCAGCGTGTTGTCCGTGACCATGACCTTAACAACTCGCGGCGGCGGCGCTATCAGGGTTAGGGAAGTTCCAGGCATTGACATCACAACCGACAATCATCAGCAAAGCTTAAGGGTCATGCCATAATTATACCAGTTTATCCCCGCTTGCAGTATTTGATGCCCGACCCGCCCGGTTTCTGGTATCATTTCCACAGCAATACGACACTGGAGTATGCTCCATAACACCATTCCCGAAATATGTTCAAGCGATTGATTCTCTTACTGCTGGAATTTGGCGCGGGGCTGGCGGGAAACCTGCTGGCGGCGGCGATACAGCAAGATGCGTGGGACA
This region includes:
- a CDS encoding slipin family protein, producing MPEFLTTALCGLLALVALILFSAIKIVKEYERGVVFRFGRIQAARGPGIILVLPFIETMVRVDLRTVTLDVPSQEAISRDNVTVKVNAVVYYRVVDPVAAVIQIEDYNRATWQIAQTTLRNVIGQSTLDQLLQDREAVNDRLQHIIDEATEPWGVKVSIVEVKDVELNTTMVRAMAREAEAERERRAKLIHATGELQASEQLAEAARIMATEPGAMTLRYLQTLLEIGVEQNTTTIFPVPIDLLSAILSPQTKQAD
- a CDS encoding DUF433 domain-containing protein, translated to MTTFGRITINPQRMNGQPCIRDLRLTVRRVLEALAVYPDRAELRREYPELEEEDIRQVLAFAAGRTLA
- a CDS encoding DUF2442 domain-containing protein; its protein translation is MWISPDSSRVERENFQVSGAGYGLHWPDLDEDVGVAGLLLGKRSRESPVSFQKWLAKRNPPRMNEQGNG
- a CDS encoding DUF2442 domain-containing protein; translation: MPGTSLTLIAPPPRVVKVMVTDNTLTVDLEDGRSISVPLGWFPRLAHGTRVLDSGVFGVEASAGPHMVVDPAKASTPITICGFRQTRAG